In Rosa chinensis cultivar Old Blush chromosome 1, RchiOBHm-V2, whole genome shotgun sequence, a genomic segment contains:
- the LOC121049988 gene encoding putative disease resistance protein At1g50180, with protein MQGFLKDADLRQRNEETVRIWVAEIRDAAYDLEDVIELFALKVACKRKGGFKYVMKRLSCILSEGVDLHKIGSEIESIITKVINLRLSMQTYNIRETGDGNSLQLYETQQQLRRTYSHVIGRDVVGLQDDVKELIVHLVNDENCHRVVSIWGMGTWIGEDHSCTTSLSSQTSPKSFWLFCLDVYFSTV; from the coding sequence ATGCAGGGCTTTCTGAAAGATGCCGATCTAAGACAACGGAATGAGGAAACAGTGCGCATTTGGGTGGCCGAGATTAGGGATGCTGCTTATGATTTGGAGGATGTTATTGAACTTTTCGCATTGAAGGTGGCTTGCAAGAGGAAAGGAGGCTTCAAGTATGTTATGAAAAGGCTTTCTTGCATCCTCAGCGAAGGAGTGGATCTCCACAAGATTGGTTCAGAAATTGAGAGCATTATAACCAAAGTTATTAACTTGAGGTTGAGCATGCAGACTTACAATATAAGGGAGACTGGAGATGGGAATTCCTTGCAACTGTATGAGACGCAACAACAGCTCAGGCGAACTTATTCTCATGTTATTGGACGTGATGTTGTTGGGCTACAAGATGATGTAAAAGAGTTGATTGTGCATTTGGTGAATGATGAAAACTGTCATCGAGTTGTTTCTATATGGGGGATGGGTACGTGGATTGGCGAAGACCACTCTTGCACAACAAGTCTATCATCACAAACAAGTCCGAAGTCATTTTGGTTGTTCTGCTTGGATGTGTATTTCTCAACTGTGTAA
- the LOC112185182 gene encoding protein AGENET DOMAIN (AGD)-CONTAINING P1 isoform X2: MAADDSSEFQIGTYVEVTSPVHSMRGSLFPAKIVAASADRAKFTVEYDRFKTKLYRNVTGKRSLRDEFHVALLRPPQPREEGYAFKRNDAVDAFMAGGWWEGVITEELGGARFEVFFRFVKQRVEFEADELRLHREWVRGAWVPPLREEEGDVSNTKDEKAQMKEEIGEGTEVEVSNDEDGFQGSWFAASVVQVVGKDRFLIQYKSLKTDDV; encoded by the exons ATGGCTGCTGATGACTCATCCGAATTCCAGATAGGAACCTACGTGGAGGTCACGAGCCCAGTCCACTCCATGCGCGGCTCGCTTTTCCCGGCCAAAATCGTCGCCGCATCCGCCGATCGCGCCAAATTCACCGTCGAATACGACCGATTCAAGACCAAGCTCTACCGCAATGTCACCGGAAAAAGGTCGCTGCGGGACGAGTTCCACGTGGCGCTCCTCAGGCCGCCGCAGCCGCGGGAAGAGGGCTACGCCTTCAAGCGAAACGACGCCGTCGACGCTTTCATGGCCGGCGGGTGGTGGGAGGGAGTGATCACTGAGGAGCTGGGCGGCGCGCGTTTCGAGGTGTTTTTCCGGTTTGTGAAGCAGAGAGTTGAGTTTGAGGCAGATGAGCTGAGGCTTCATAGGGAGTGGGTCAGAGGGGCTTGGGTTCCTCCTTTGAGAGAAGAAGAGGGG GATGTGTCAAATACCAAGGACGAAAAGGcacagatgaaggaagaaattgGAGAAGGGACAGAAGTTGAGGTTTCCAATGATGAAGATGGATTTCAAGGCTCCTGGTTTGCGGCAAGCGTTGTCCAAGTAGTGGGGAAGGACAGATTTCTCATTCAGTATAAGAGCTTGAAAACGGATGATG TATGA
- the LOC112185182 gene encoding protein AGENET DOMAIN (AGD)-CONTAINING P1 isoform X1 produces the protein MAADDSSEFQIGTYVEVTSPVHSMRGSLFPAKIVAASADRAKFTVEYDRFKTKLYRNVTGKRSLRDEFHVALLRPPQPREEGYAFKRNDAVDAFMAGGWWEGVITEELGGARFEVFFRFVKQRVEFEADELRLHREWVRGAWVPPLREEEGDVSNTKDEKAQMKEEIGEGTEVEVSNDEDGFQGSWFAASVVQVVGKDRFLIQYKSLKTDDGKEFLTEEIDAQHIRPCPPETVMVDCYSMNEEVEAYWNDGWWEGKICKVLLGGRYKVYFEGTNDKMVFDHSDLRPRQVWIDRTWVMASQALMQ, from the exons ATGGCTGCTGATGACTCATCCGAATTCCAGATAGGAACCTACGTGGAGGTCACGAGCCCAGTCCACTCCATGCGCGGCTCGCTTTTCCCGGCCAAAATCGTCGCCGCATCCGCCGATCGCGCCAAATTCACCGTCGAATACGACCGATTCAAGACCAAGCTCTACCGCAATGTCACCGGAAAAAGGTCGCTGCGGGACGAGTTCCACGTGGCGCTCCTCAGGCCGCCGCAGCCGCGGGAAGAGGGCTACGCCTTCAAGCGAAACGACGCCGTCGACGCTTTCATGGCCGGCGGGTGGTGGGAGGGAGTGATCACTGAGGAGCTGGGCGGCGCGCGTTTCGAGGTGTTTTTCCGGTTTGTGAAGCAGAGAGTTGAGTTTGAGGCAGATGAGCTGAGGCTTCATAGGGAGTGGGTCAGAGGGGCTTGGGTTCCTCCTTTGAGAGAAGAAGAGGGG GATGTGTCAAATACCAAGGACGAAAAGGcacagatgaaggaagaaattgGAGAAGGGACAGAAGTTGAGGTTTCCAATGATGAAGATGGATTTCAAGGCTCCTGGTTTGCGGCAAGCGTTGTCCAAGTAGTGGGGAAGGACAGATTTCTCATTCAGTATAAGAGCTTGAAAACGGATGATGGTAAAGAGTTCTTAACAGAAGAGATTGATGCACAACACATAAGGCCTTGTCCACCTGAAACTGTTATGGTTGATTGTTACAGTATGAATGAAGAGGTTGAAGCTTACTGGAATGATGGATGGTGGGAAGGTAAGATATGTAAGGTGCTGCTTGGGGGAAGGTACAAAGTTTACTTCGAGGGTACTAATGATAAAATGGTGTTTGACCACTCTGATTTAAGGCCACGTCAAGTTTGGATAGATCGAACTTGGGTTATGGCTTCTCAG GCACTCATGCAGTGA
- the LOC112185194 gene encoding 60S ribosomal protein L13-2: protein MVKHNNVIPGEHFRKHWQNYVKTWFNQPARKTRRRNARQAKAVKIFPRPTAGPLRPVVRGQTLKYNMKVRAGRGFTLEELKAAGIPRKLAPTIGISVDHRRKNRSLEGFQTNVLRLKTYKQKLVVFPRRAGKFKAGDSAAEELANATQLQGPLLAIQQEKPVTELVKVTADMKKVNAYDKLRIERVNVRHVGARAKKAAEAEKEEKK from the exons ATGGTGAAGCACAATAATGTTATCCCTGGGGAGCACTTCAGGAAGCACTGGCAGAACTATGTCAAGACCTGGTTTAACCAACCAGCAAGGAAGACCAGGAGGAGAAATG CTCGCCAGGCAAAGGCTGTGAAAATCTTTCCCAGGCCTACTGCTGGACCTCTCCGTCCAGTTGTTCGTGGACAGACATTGAAGTATAACATGAAGGTCAGGGCTGGTCGTGGCTTCACTCTGGAAGAGCTGAAG GCTGCTGGAATTCCAAGGAAACTTGCACCAACCATCGGTATCTCGGTTGATCATCGCAGGAAGAACCGTTCTCTTGAGGGGTTTCAAACTAATGTGCTTCGCTTGAAGACATACAAGCAGAAGTTGGTTGTCTTTCCAAGGCGCGCTGGCAAGTTCAAG GCTGGTGATTCTGCAGCAGAGGAGCTAGCAAATGCAACCCAGCTCCAAGGTCCTCTCTTGGCAATTCAACAGGAGAAACCAGTCACTGAGCTTGTGAAGGTCACTGCAGATATGAAGAAAGTCAATGCATATGACAAGCTCCGTATTGAGCGGGTCAATGTCCGTCATGTTGGGGCCAGGGCAAAGAAGGCTGCTGAGGCtgagaaggaagaaaagaagtag